The following proteins are co-located in the Lentibacillus sp. JNUCC-1 genome:
- the atpE gene encoding F0F1 ATP synthase subunit C yields the protein MGALAAAIAVGLGALGAGVGNGLIVSRTVEGIARQPELRGQLQTTMFIGVGLVEAVPIIGVVIAFIALFTA from the coding sequence ATGGGAGCTTTAGCAGCTGCAATCGCAGTAGGATTAGGTGCACTTGGTGCAGGTGTAGGTAACGGTTTGATCGTAAGCCGTACAGTAGAAGGGATTGCCCGTCAGCCAGAACTCAGAGGTCAATTGCAAACAACTATGTTCATTGGTGTTGGTCTGGTTGAGGCTGTGCCAATTATCGGCGTTGTTATCGCATTTATTGCCCTATTCACAGCGTAA
- a CDS encoding F0F1 ATP synthase subunit delta: MSEVVVAKRYADALYQSGNEKGTIDELVEEFRTLKTVFENNQQLVPFLSHPRLSMDDKKAFVAKTFNSCSVLVVNTLKLLVERHRINLLPAIVDEFVDRVNESRGLGEATIYSVRELSSEELSNLEKSVAKRFGKQSVIFTPVVDPSILGGIKIRMGNTIIDGTISSKLERIERSMKLANN; encoded by the coding sequence ATGAGCGAGGTCGTGGTAGCCAAACGTTATGCCGATGCCCTGTATCAGTCGGGCAACGAAAAGGGTACCATCGATGAGCTTGTTGAAGAATTCCGTACACTGAAAACAGTGTTTGAGAATAACCAGCAGCTTGTCCCTTTTCTGTCGCATCCACGTCTTTCGATGGACGACAAAAAGGCATTCGTTGCCAAAACGTTCAATTCCTGCTCCGTGCTTGTTGTAAATACGCTTAAGCTACTGGTGGAACGCCACCGTATTAATCTGCTGCCTGCGATTGTTGATGAATTTGTCGACAGAGTCAATGAGTCAAGAGGTCTTGGAGAAGCGACAATTTATTCTGTTCGCGAATTGTCCTCTGAGGAACTATCAAACCTTGAAAAAAGTGTGGCCAAACGGTTTGGCAAACAGTCGGTCATTTTCACACCGGTTGTAGACCCTTCAATACTGGGCGGCATTAAAATCCGCATGGGCAACACCATCATTGACGGAACCATCAGCAGCAAACTCGAGCGTATTGAACGCAGCATGAAACTAGCGAACAATTGA
- the atpA gene encoding F0F1 ATP synthase subunit alpha: protein MSIKAEEISTLIKQQIENYDSDIEVSDVGTVIEIGDGIARAHGLDDAMSGELLEFSNGVMGMAQNLEESNVGIVILGPYTDIKEGDEVRRTGRIMQVPVGEALLGRVVNPLGQPVDGRGPIETSKTRPIESPAPGVMARKSVDEPLQTGIKAIDALVPIGRGQRELIIGDRQTGKTTVAVDTILNQKDQDMICIYVAIGQKESTVRGTVETFRRYGALDYTIVVTASASEPAPLQYLAPYSGVSMGEEFMHNGKHVLVVYDDLSKQAAAYRELSLLLRRPPGREAFPGDVFYLHSRLLERAAKLNDSKGGGSLTALPFVETQAGDISAYIPTNVISITDGQIFLQSDLFFSGVRPAINPGLSVSRVGGSAQIKAMKKVAGTLRLDLASFRELEAFAQFGSDLDKATLAKLSRGERTVEVLKQGLHEPLAVENQVMIIYALTKGYLDDIPVSDITRFESEFNAWLADNGKEVLATIRDTGKLPEDDDMVQAIEGFKKTFLPTES, encoded by the coding sequence ATGAGCATCAAGGCTGAAGAAATCAGTACTCTGATTAAGCAACAAATCGAAAATTACGATTCAGACATAGAAGTCAGTGATGTCGGCACGGTTATTGAAATCGGTGACGGTATCGCACGTGCCCATGGTCTTGATGATGCCATGTCAGGAGAGCTGCTTGAGTTCTCAAATGGCGTCATGGGGATGGCACAAAACCTTGAAGAATCCAACGTGGGGATTGTAATCCTTGGCCCATACACAGATATTAAGGAAGGCGATGAAGTGCGCCGCACAGGGCGCATCATGCAAGTGCCAGTCGGGGAAGCACTTCTCGGACGCGTCGTCAATCCATTGGGGCAGCCGGTAGACGGCAGAGGACCTATTGAAACTTCAAAGACACGTCCAATCGAATCACCTGCTCCAGGTGTTATGGCTCGTAAATCCGTTGATGAACCATTGCAAACAGGGATTAAAGCGATTGACGCACTTGTGCCAATCGGCCGCGGTCAGCGTGAATTGATCATCGGTGACCGCCAGACGGGTAAGACAACTGTTGCAGTGGACACAATTCTGAACCAGAAAGACCAAGACATGATTTGTATCTACGTAGCCATCGGACAGAAAGAATCCACTGTTCGCGGCACGGTTGAAACATTCCGCCGTTATGGTGCACTTGATTATACCATCGTTGTAACTGCAAGTGCCTCAGAACCGGCACCGCTTCAGTATCTGGCACCTTACTCAGGCGTTTCAATGGGTGAAGAATTCATGCATAACGGCAAGCACGTTCTTGTCGTGTATGATGACTTGTCAAAACAGGCAGCAGCATACCGTGAATTGTCCTTGCTCCTGCGTCGTCCGCCAGGCCGTGAAGCATTTCCAGGAGATGTTTTCTATCTGCACTCACGTCTTTTGGAGCGTGCAGCCAAGCTGAACGATTCCAAAGGTGGCGGATCATTGACTGCCTTGCCATTTGTTGAAACACAGGCAGGCGACATTTCCGCTTATATCCCGACGAACGTTATTTCAATCACCGATGGACAGATCTTCCTGCAGTCAGACTTGTTCTTCTCAGGTGTTCGTCCGGCGATCAACCCGGGTCTCTCTGTATCGCGTGTTGGGGGTTCAGCCCAAATCAAGGCTATGAAAAAAGTAGCCGGTACACTGCGTCTTGACTTGGCATCATTCCGTGAACTTGAGGCATTTGCCCAGTTCGGGTCAGATCTCGACAAGGCGACTTTGGCTAAACTGAGCCGTGGTGAACGTACAGTTGAAGTACTGAAACAGGGTCTCCACGAACCGCTTGCTGTTGAAAATCAGGTTATGATCATCTATGCCCTGACAAAAGGCTACCTGGATGATATTCCTGTATCAGATATTACGCGTTTTGAGAGTGAGTTCAATGCATGGCTCGCAGATAACGGTAAAGAAGTACTTGCGACAATCCGTGACACCGGCAAGCTTCCGGAAGACGATGATATGGTACAAGCAATCGAAGGCTTTAAGAAAACGTTCCTGCCAACAGAAAGCTGA
- the atpG gene encoding ATP synthase F1 subunit gamma, translating into MASLREIKGRIDSTQKTKQITSAMEMVSASKMSKAEQNARSFLPYSNKIQEVVANIASNNSDASHPMLEKREVKKTGYLVITSDKGLAGPYNSSILRHLMHTLEERHSSTSEYTIIAIGRVGYEFCKKSNLPVAQSIIGLHDQPNFSEIKELASEAVQMFSDEEIDELNIFYNHYISAISQKATEKKLLPITEIDAQASKSNYEYEPNQEDILAVLLPQYAESLIYGALLDGKASEHAARMTAMRSATDNANELIDDLTLSYNRARQAAITQEITEIIGGVAALE; encoded by the coding sequence TTGGCATCATTAAGAGAAATTAAAGGACGTATAGATTCCACACAGAAAACGAAACAAATTACGAGTGCCATGGAAATGGTATCTGCATCTAAAATGTCAAAAGCAGAACAAAATGCTCGGTCATTCCTCCCGTACAGCAATAAGATTCAGGAAGTTGTGGCTAATATTGCGAGCAATAACTCCGACGCCAGCCATCCAATGCTTGAGAAACGTGAAGTCAAAAAGACCGGTTATCTTGTTATAACATCGGATAAAGGCTTGGCAGGTCCTTATAACAGCAGTATCTTAAGACATTTAATGCACACACTTGAAGAGCGGCACAGTTCGACAAGTGAATATACCATTATTGCCATTGGCCGTGTCGGCTATGAATTTTGTAAAAAGAGCAATCTGCCGGTTGCACAGAGTATTATCGGCTTGCATGATCAGCCGAACTTCTCAGAGATCAAGGAATTGGCCTCGGAAGCGGTGCAAATGTTCAGTGATGAAGAAATTGACGAATTGAACATTTTTTACAATCACTACATAAGCGCCATTTCTCAAAAAGCAACTGAGAAAAAACTATTGCCTATTACAGAAATTGACGCACAAGCATCCAAAAGCAACTATGAGTACGAACCAAACCAGGAGGATATTCTGGCCGTACTCCTTCCACAGTATGCTGAAAGCTTAATCTACGGAGCGTTGCTGGACGGAAAAGCCAGTGAACACGCTGCACGGATGACAGCGATGCGAAGTGCTACTGATAATGCTAATGAGCTGATTGATGACTTAACATTATCATATAACCGGGCTCGCCAGGCAGCCATTACACAAGAGATCACCGAGATCATTGGCGGAGTGGCCGCACTCGAATAA
- the atpF gene encoding F0F1 ATP synthase subunit B, whose translation MHVLADMTMLYAVGRLNVGDMIFQLVFFIVLLLLVGKFAWRPVVDMMQKREQHIASEIDTAEQSRAEAEKDRAEAAKQLKQTRQEAQQIIEDAKDAGTRQEKDIVLAAREEAERIKTAAQEEINNEKEKALQELQDKVASLSVMIAGKVIEKEISAQDQEKLIDEYIKEAGGEK comes from the coding sequence GTGCATGTGTTAGCAGATATGACAATGCTGTATGCAGTAGGCCGACTGAACGTTGGTGACATGATCTTTCAGCTCGTCTTCTTTATCGTACTGCTTCTGCTTGTCGGTAAATTCGCTTGGCGCCCCGTTGTTGATATGATGCAAAAACGGGAACAGCATATCGCCAGTGAAATTGATACAGCCGAGCAAAGCCGTGCTGAAGCTGAGAAAGATCGCGCTGAAGCAGCTAAACAATTGAAACAAACAAGGCAGGAAGCCCAGCAAATTATAGAAGATGCCAAAGACGCCGGCACAAGACAAGAGAAAGACATTGTCCTTGCCGCACGTGAAGAGGCAGAGCGGATTAAAACAGCCGCTCAAGAAGAGATCAATAACGAGAAAGAAAAAGCACTTCAGGAACTCCAGGACAAAGTGGCTTCATTATCCGTTATGATCGCTGGTAAAGTCATTGAAAAAGAAATCAGTGCACAAGATCAGGAAAAACTGATCGATGAATACATCAAAGAAGCAGGAGGAGAAAAATGA